A region of Colletotrichum higginsianum IMI 349063 chromosome 10, whole genome shotgun sequence DNA encodes the following proteins:
- a CDS encoding Gpi-anchor transamidase, with translation MDGFEALAKALAPKFSPYNELLTRDLPFQIPPLKTLTLNSRPLTSHALAFSCDAELAVAADDSVHVFLPEFPSPEEPTSSTGKPHHQHPTPVDDGTQEAADGDPAGVAAAAAVADAQDNGKTTRQQYYTYILRIPTSRKPDPRMNASLFAAQGLAMPSYEDDLAASAGIGVAEDPSSAFEGVGSGTVTGYGASLNQVAAVEWSPAGLGRNLRAALAVMMTSGALLVFGEGDGGAAVDLGVRMRNFRDWRILWGVGANMPLPDAGSEDGAYLPRDKVRSFSWARYLGPGQALMAYATDQEEVVVLSVQYYLPDDSEGGEPNAGSYAWEVDELARFDARGPHPSINIMDPDYIPYTSAFSLKWSPWLLSDGSRTAVLAYCARSYVGFRRITIPSHWLRGASVAVAIEEADITGICTNLLSDAFVEWEEAIWDRGGAKVCRGVIASPFKGLPFQVALNGPEGTAKEPHATSVCSTTFPEDTTSPDATNPITSLIIHPPDLSKQSKAPSYSLIRLSATATNDNWFQQSTGDPSSAADAVESLPKWADTISSTVKLSVPVAMLGRGIGVGAAGGDAESVASGEDSDSDDDDFDLPEDAGEQIHPYRVRMWGMAMSPAGGMSAVLVSQHATQKPEKSVKTKVMFDARSGPAAAALPDPRLSDDAMDVDGGEGSAAGPGRSEGASWARQSTEAKMWDWMYASGPAVPGTLGSDESARAGNVSLRKRLEGVKNKQRCVFCQTPLEDKGKESVCGRGHIFATCATTGLAILAPGISRACAVCGLRCLVRKEVVKIAQEHLGPDAEVDTSEEICGGCGGKFVV, from the exons ATGGACGGCTTCGAAGCCCTCGCAAAAGCGCTCGCCCCAAAATTCTCACCCTATAACGAACTGCTGACGCGCGACCTACCCTTCCAGATCCCGCCCCTCAAGACGCTCACCCTCAACTCCCGACCCCTGACGAGTcacgccctcgccttctcctgcgacgccgagctcgccgtcgccgccgacgactcggtccACGTCTTTCTTCCCGAGTTCCCGTCGCCGGAGGAACCGACGTCTAGCACCGGCAAGCCGCACCACCAACACCCCACTCCGGTAGACGATGGCACCCAAGAAGCGGCGGACGGGGACCCTGCCGGCGTGGCGGCCGCtgcggccgtcgccgatgcCCAGGACAATGGCAAAACCACCCGCCAGCAGTACTACACCTACATCCTTCGCATCCCGACCTCGCGGAAGCCCGACCCGCGCATGAACGCCTCGCTCTTCGCCGCGCAGGGCCTCGCCATGCCCTCATATgaggacgacctcgccgcgtCGGCGGGCATTGGCGTCGCAGAGGACCCATCTTCGGCTTTCGAAGGCGTCGGCTCCGGCACCGTCACGGGGTACGGCGCCTCGCTGaaccaggtcgccgccgtcgagtgGTCGCCCGCGGGGCTGGGCCGCAACCTGCGCGCCGCGCTGGCCGTGATGATGACAAGCGGCgctctcctcgtcttcggcgagggcgacggcggcgccgccgtcgacctcggcgtgcGCATGAGGAACTTTAGGGACTGGAGGATCCTTTGgggcgtcggcgccaacATGCCCCTCCCGGACGCTGGGAGCGAGGACGGCGCGTACCTCCCCAGGGACAAGGTGCGGTCGTTCTCGTGGGCGAGGTACCTGGGCCCCGGACAGGCTCTGATGGCGTACGCGACGGACcaggaggaggtcgtcgtTTTGAGCGTGCAGTACTACCTCCCAGATGACTCGGAAGGCGGCGAGCCGAATGCGGGATCGTATGCTTGGGAGGTTGATGAGCTTGCGAGGTTCGATGCGAGAGGACCGCACCCGAGTATAAAC ATCATGGACCCCGACTACATCCCCTATacctcggccttctcccTGAAATGGAGCCCTTGGCTACTCTCGGACGGCTCCAGGACCGCCGTTCTTGCGTACTGCGCAAGGAGCTACGTCGGCTTCCGTAGAATCACGATCCCCAGCCACTGGCTGCGGGGCGcgagcgtcgccgtcgccatcgaggaggCGGACATCACTGGGATCTGCACGAACCTCCTGTCCGATGCCTTCGTGGAGTGGGAGGAGGCCATCTGGGACCGCGGCGGTGCCAAGGTCTGCAGGGGCGTCATCGCGTCTCCTTTCAAGGGCCTGCCCTTTCAGGTCGCGCTCAATGGGCCGGAGGGAACGGCCAAGGAGCCTCACGCCACGAGCGTCTGCAGCACTACCTTTCCCGAGGACACCACATCGCCCGACGCGACGAACCCCATCACAA GTCTCATAATCCATCCCCCCGACCTGTCAAAGCAGAGCAAAGCGCCCAGCTACTCTCTCATCCGCCtctcagcgacggcgacaaaCGACAACTGGTTCCAGCAGAGCACCGGCGACCcttcctccgccgccgatgccgtcgagTCCCTCCCCAAATGGGCCGACACCATCTCTTCGACAGTCAAGCTTTCCGTCCCCGTCGCCATGCTCGGTCGCGGCATCGGGGTCGGCGCGGCGGGGGGTGACGCCGAGTCTGTCGCTTCGGGCGAGGAttccgactcggacgacgacgacttcgatctccccgaggacgccggcgagcagATCCACCCGTACCGCGTGCGCATGTGGGGCATGGCCATGtcgcccgccggcggcatgaGCGCCGTCCTGGTCTCGCAGCACGCCACGCAGAAGCCCGAGAAGTCCGTCAAGACCAAGGTCATGTTCGACGCGCGGTCCGGCCCGGCCGCTGCGGCATTGCCTGACCCTCGTCTGTCGGACGATGCGATGGATGTGGACGGGGGCGAAGggagcgccgccggccccgggAGGAGCGAGGGCGCGTCCTGGGCGAGGCAGAGCACCGAGGCCAAGATGTGGGACTGGATGTATGCTAGCGGCCCTGCCGTTCCTGGAACGCTCGGGTCTGACGAAAGCGCGAGGGCCGGCAACGTCTCGTTAAGGAAGAGGCTCGAGGGGGTCAAGAACAAGCAGCGGTGTGTGTTCTGCCAGACACCGTTGGAGGATAAGGGCAAGGAGTCGGTGTGCGGCAGGGGGCACATATTTG CTACCTGCGCAACAACCGGTCTCGCCATCCTTGCGCCTGGAATCTCGAGGGCCTGCGCTGTCTGTGGTCTTCGCTGCCTCGTAAGGAAGGAGGTTGTCAAGATCGCGCAGGAGCATCTCGGACccgatgccgaggtcgacaCTTCGGAGGAGATATGTGGTGGATGCGGTGGCAAGTTTGTGGTATGA
- a CDS encoding Peptidase C13 family protein, with translation MKLSRLLQLPAFLAAATLAPAVLAEHTSNWAVLVCTSRFWFNYRHLANVLSIYRTVKRLGIPDSQIILMLPDDMACNPRNAFPGTVYSNSDRAVDLYGDNIEVDYRGYEVTVENFIRLLTDRVGDEMPRSKRLLTDDRSNILVYMTGHGGNEFLKFQDAEEIGAFDLADAFEQMWEKKRYHEILFMIDTCQANTMYSKLYSPNIIATGSSELDQSSYSHHADNDVGVAVIDRYTYYNLEFLESQVQDLSSKKTVGELFDSYTYEKIHSHAGVRYDLFPGGADAARSRRITDFFGNVQNVEVDGAKNMALDEELLELSQKIAALKRRVEEADAAAKNASLADKDTAQAPNVKAQAKRVKMAKPLTNDNWWEKKIVGATALVGCALLWILGSYLEAPKQAEDERKKTAGQNGHAAVKA, from the exons ATGAAGCTCTCACGCCTCCTGCAACTGCCGGCCTTCCTAGCCGCTGCGACGCTGGCCCCGGCAGTGTTGGCCGAACACACGAGCAACTGGGCCGTCCTTGTCTGCACGTCGCGATTCTGGTTCAACTACCGCCACCTGGCCAATGTGCTCTCCATCTACCGTACCGTCAAGCGCCTCGGCATCCCCGACTCGCAGATCATCCTCATGCTGCCCGACGACATGGCCTGCAACCCGCGCAACGCGTTCCCCGGAACAGTTTACAGCAACTCGgaccgcgccgtcgacctgTACGGCGACAACATCGAGGTGGACTACCGCGGCTACGAGGTCACCGTCGAGAACTTCATCCGCCTCTTGACCGaccgcgtcggcgacgagatgcCTCGCAGCAAGCGCCTCCTAACCGACGACCGAAGCAACATTCTCGTATACATGACCGGCCACGGTGGTAACGAATTCCTCAAGTtccaggacgccgaggagatTGGCGCGTTTGATCTTGCCGATGCGTTCGAGCAGAtgtgggagaagaagag ATACCACGAGATCCTCTTCATGATCGACACCTGCCAGGCCAACACCATGTACAGCAAGCTCTACTCCCCCAACATCATCGCGACCGGCTCCTCGGAGCTCGACCAGTCGTCTTACTCCCACcacgccgacaacgacgtcggcgtcgccgtcatcgaccgGTACACGTACTACAAcctcgagttcctcgagTCGCAAGTCCAGGACCTGAGCTCCAAGAAGACGGTCGGCGAGCTTTTCGACAGCTATACGTACGAGAAGATCCACTCCCACGCGGGCGTGCGCTACGACCTGTTCcctggcggcgccgacgctgcACGCAGCCGTCGCATCACGGACTTCTTCGGCAACGTGCAGaacgtcgaggtcgacggggCCAAGAACATGGCCCTCGACGAAGAGTTGCTGGAGCTGAGCCAGAAGATCGCCGCGCTGAAGCGGcgggtcgaggaggccgacgccgcggcgaAGAACGCTTCGCTGGCCGACAAGGACACTGCCCAGGCGCCCAACGTAAAGGCCCAGGCCAAGAGGGTGAAGATGGCCAAGCCCTTGACAAATGACAACtggtgggagaagaagatcgTTGGCGCCACCGCTTTAGTCGGATGCGCCCTTTTGTGGATCCTGGGGTCGTATCTCGAGGCCCCGAAGCAGGCGGAAGacgagaggaagaagacggctGGTCAAAACGGTCACGCCGCAGTGAAGGCTTGA
- a CDS encoding Glycosyltransferase family 1 yields the protein MSLVPLVLSVLAGVVTTLVAALGINFVTRLLPTRYHAAENPKDDHLQILVLGDIGRSPRMQYHALSVMKHGGKVDLVGYKETARHPDLVGNERVALYPLPPLPTVFKWNTLPFLINKPAKVVWQAWSIFYVLAYTAPPARWIIIQNPPSIPTLHLALLVSLLRGSHLLIDWHNYGWSIMATGRSQKNPLVWIYKKYETYFGRIVPTANLTVTDAMARQLKEKPYSFKKPIFTLHDRPAEVFRPIESSESRLAFLSRLKETKDVAQQIIDGTTRLIVSSTSWTPDEDFGLLLDALVAYAHPEEAVTDNGAGRPPILAIITGKGPQKAEYEEKIKNLRLEGKLPGITILTAWLSTREYATLLSCADLGVCLHKSSSGVDLPMKVVDMFGSGLPVAAYSAYESFGELVKEGVNGCGFETATELAEVLTRLLSEGGKDELRSLRAGAAKEGSLRWDEEWDRVVGRVVGVIDC from the exons ATGTCGCTGGTGCCTCTCGTGCTCTCCGTCCTTGCTGGCGTTGTCACCACActcgtcgccgccttggGCATTAACTTTGTCACGCGTTTGCTTCCAACCCGTTACCACGCGGCTGAGAACCCCAAAGATGACCACCTCCAGATCTTGGTGTTGGGCGACATAGGCCGCAGCCCTAGGATGCAGTACCATGCCCTGAGTGTCATGAAGCATGGAGGAaaggtcgacctcgtcggctACAAAGAGACGGCTCGCCACCCGgacctcgtcggcaacgAGAGAGTTGCTCTGTACCCCCTGCCTCCCTTACCGACCGTCTTCAAATGGAATACTTTGCCGTTCCTCATCAACAAGCCCGCCAAGGTGGTCTGGCAAGCCTGGTCCATCTTCTACGTCCTGGCCTACACGGCGCCACCAGCCCGATGGATCATCATTCAG AACCCCCCGTCTATCCCGACCCTGCACCTAGCTTTGCTTGTGTCTCTCCTGAGAGGAAGTCATCTCCTCATTGACTGGCATAACTACGGCTGGTCTATCATGGCCACCGGCCGCAGCCAGAAGAACCCCTTGGTGTGGATCTACAAGAAGTACGAGACATACTTTGGCAGAATCGTGCCCACCGCCAATCTCACCGTTACCGACGCCATGGCTCGCCAGCTCAAAGAGAAGCCTTACAGCTTCAAGAAGCCCATTTTCACCCTGCACGACCGTCCGGCCGAGGTGTTCCGACCCATCGAGTCATCCGAGTCGAGACTCGCTTTTCTCTCACGCCTCAAAGAGACCAAAGACGTCGCTCAACAAATCATCGATGGCACCACCCGCCTCATTGTCAGCAGCACCTCCTGGACACCCGATGAGGACTTTGGACTGCTCCTGgatgccctcgtcgcctATGCGCACCCCGAAGAAGCCGTCACCGATAACGGCGCAGGGCGGCCCCCTATCctggccatcatcaccggcaAGGGCCCCCAAAAGGCCGAGTACGAGGAGAAGATCAAGAACCTCCGCCTCGAGGGCAAGCTCCCCGGCATCACGATCCTGACCGCCTGGCTTTCCACCCGCGAGTATGCCACGCTCCTCTCCtgcgccgacctcggcgtctGCCTGCACAAGTCGAGCTCCGGAGTCGACTTGCCGATGAAGGTGGTTGACATGTTCGGCTCGGGTCTGCCTGTGGCGGCGTACTCTGCGTACGAGAGCTTCGGCGAGCTGGTCAAGGAGGGCGTAAACGGATGCGGCTTTGAAACGGCCAcagagctggccgaggtcttGACAAGGCTGTTGagcgagggcggcaaggacGAGCTGAGGAGTCTGAGAGCAGGGGCTGCGAAGGAAGGCAGCCTGCGCTGGGACGAAGAATGGGACCGCGTAGTAGGACGGGTCGTAGGAGTGATTGACTGTTGA
- a CDS encoding Carnitine acyl carnitine carrier, which produces MAPSTSDAAASINAKLPSALPGAVADKIPHIPESKEELKADTKAAASGLATQLRSLAAGGFGGICAVVVGHPFDLVKVRLQTADKGVYSSAIDVVRKSVARDGLRRGLYAGVSAPLVGVTPMFAVSFWGYDLGKSLVRSSSSDPSAPLSIAQVSAAGFFSAVPMTAITAPFERVKVILQVQSQRLKPGESPKYAGGLDVVRQLYAEGGLRSVFRGSAATLARDGPGSAAYFAAYEYIKRRLTPKDSVTGKPTGELSLLAITAAGAAAGVAMWIPVFPVDTVKSRLQTAEGNVTLGGVVREVYARGGLRAFFPGFGPALARAVPANAATFLGVELAHQAMNKAFD; this is translated from the exons atgGCGCCCTCAACCTCGGACGCCGCGGCGTCCATCAACGCCAAACTCCCCTCCGCCCTCccgggcgccgtcgccgacaagatCCCTCACATCCCCGAGTCCAAGGAGGAGCTGAAAGCCGACACCAAGGCCGCTGCCTCGGGCCTCGCGACCCAGCTCcgctccctcgccgccggcggcttcggcggcatctgcgccgtcgtcgtcggccaccccttcgacctcgtcaaggtCCGTCTCCAGACCGCCGACAAGGGCGTCTACTCCTCCgccatcgacgtcgtccgcaAGAGCGTCGCCCGCGACGGCCTGCGCAGGGGCTTGTACGCCGGCGTCTCAGCCccgctcgtcggcgtcacgCCCATGT TCGCCGTCTCCTTCTGGGGTTACGACCTCGGCAAGTCCCTCgtccgctcctcctcctccgatCCCTCTGCGCCGCTCTCCATCGCCCAggtctccgccgccggcttcttctccgccgtgCCCATGACCGCCATCACCGCCCCCTTCGAGCGCGTGAAAGTCATCCTTCAGGTCCAGTCCCAGCGCCTCAAGCCGGGCGAGTCGCCCAAGtacgccggcggcctcgacgtcgttcGCCAGCTctacgccgagggcggtcTGCGCTCCGTCTTCCGCGGCAGCGCCGCCACCCTTGCCCGCGACGGCCCCGGAAGCGCCGCCTACTTCGCCGCCTACGAGTACATCAAGCGCCGCCTCACGCCCAAAGACTCCGTCACCGGCAAGCCCACGGGCGAGCTGAGCCTGctcgccatcaccgccgccggcgccgccgccggcgtcgccatgTGGATCCCCGTCTTCCCCGTCGACACCGTCAAGTCGCGCCTGCAGACCGCCGAGGGCAACgtcaccctcggcggcgtcgtgcgCGAGGTCTAcgctcgcggcggcctccGCGCCTTCTTCCCGGGCTTCGGCCCGGCCCTAGCAAGGGCCGtgcccgccaacgccgccaccttTTTGGGCGTCGAGCTGGCCCACCAGGCCATGAACAAGGCTTTTGACTAA
- a CDS encoding Methyltransferase, protein MAAAPEDRQVPVPPENVKARLKESYDIIAPAYNDWTAQHSSLRIEYLEKLMEKLLAAKPLSGQMSLVLELGCGCGLPATERLLLAPDVFVTANDLSSTQIALARENLAHHGTDRVAFVEGDMMGLDFADASFDAVVAMYSIIHLPRDEQSDMIRRISKWLKPGGLLLANFASENMPGLVMDKWLHDKGWMYWSGWGADETLSKVKDAGLEVILNDVVQDEVDATFLWILAKK, encoded by the coding sequence ATGGCGGCAGCCCCAGAAGACCGCCAGGTCCCAGTCCCCCCGGAGAACGTCAAGGCGCGCCTCAAGGAGTCTTACGACATTATCGCCCCGGCCTATAACGACTGGACCGCCCAGCACTCGTCTCTCCGCATCGAGtacctcgagaagctcatggagaagctcctcgccgccaagccgCTGTCCGGCCAGATgtccctcgtcctcgagctgggcTGTGGCTGCGGcctccccgccaccgagcgCCTGCTACTGGCCCCGGACGTCTTCGTCACCGCCAACGACCTGTCGAGCACCCAGATCGCCCTGGCCCGGGAGAACCTCGCCCACCACGGCACCGACCgcgtcgccttcgtcgagggcgacatGATGGGCCTCGActtcgccgacgcctccttcgacgccgtcgtcgccatgtACAGCATCATCCACCTGCCGCGCGACGAGCAATCCGACATGATCCGTCGTATCTCCAAATGGCTGAAGCCCGGCGGCCTGTTGCTCGCCAACTTCGCCTCGGAGAACATGCCCGGCCTCGTCATGGACAAGTGGCTCCATGACAAGGGCTGGATGTACTGGAGCGGCTggggcgccgacgagacTCTAAGCAAGGTCAaggacgccggcctcgaggtcatcctcaacgacgtcgtccaggaCGAGGTGGACGCCACTTTCTTGTGGATTCTGGCCAAGAAGTAG
- a CDS encoding Phosphoglycerate mutase — MGRPPAYIFVVRHGARLDAADKKWHLTSPTPYDPPLTYGGWQQAKALGIRIGNILRQAEADGAADPRSSNGRDPSADSQKKRRKFKVVIHSSPFLRCVQTSVAIGAGLAQAPPPGTPSYPMPSPTTNPSASPFILPAAVADDPRPLSVDTNESNPESRKKKIKKSTLRLDAFLGEWLSPEYFEMITPPPGSAMMLAGAKADLLRRENIGAHDQIVEHAHHHANSVGQAQSQLWNSPKFRAAPERSDSADSNSPSILGLDNVSSMAGALPRSRADSTASSSSQRVRFALPEPANPNNPSDGYLAPSPNYALSSSAKIPDGYVAHARDACVSVDYQWDSMRDPLDWGDGGKYGEEWTAMHQRFRKGIQRLVDWYTTAERPAEMVTKTVKTAFNGDTECAIDDEDEDDVEPVVILVSHGAGCNALIGAITHQPVLMDVAMASLTVAARKPGRDSEPSGLDTPMSEVDMDPMSGTKGLIPVHHYYDLKMFANTEHLRQPVSATHNLSRAPSTASNHSQNGQPYPRGRIASVNTYTPGPITLNPDSFAFPGSRSNSANANLGSMRRTSNNTYSLPRAPTLNTTGITVGSGATSFTKPSPTLSVGLWSPITPQKETEEEDEDDDIFPDFDHRKKLATLSKPGQEIIKPPTPERREPQFGGPAKVPHRLQEISRPTSSDGTDEENKIPQLGTFSAGGLWGAPRPLGETEIMRDMTTSKRRWTVNERA, encoded by the exons ATGGGGCGTCCGCCCGCGTACATCTTTGTCGTCAG GCACGGCGCTCGTctggacgccgccgataAGAAGTGGCATCTCACCTCTCCGACTCCCTACGACCCTCCTTTGACCTACGGCGGCTGGCAACAAGCAAAGGCCCTCGGCATCCGCATCGGTAACATCCTCCGACAGGCTGAAGCTGATGGTGCCGCCGACCCCAGGTCTTCCAACGGTCGCGACCCTTCCGCCGACTCTCAGAAGAAGCGACGCAAGTTCAAGGTCGTTATTCACAGCTCGCCATTTTTGCGATGCGTCCAAACCTCTGTCGCTAttggcgccggcctggcccAGGCACCTCCCCCGGGAACTCCCTCCTACCCGATGCCCTCGCCTACCACGAACCCTTCCGCCTCGCCCTTCATTCTCCCGGCTGCCGTAGCTGACGATCCCCGTCCGCTGTCCGTCGACACGAACGAGAGCAACCCCGAGtccaggaagaagaagatcaagaAGTCCACTCTCCGGCTGGATGCCTTCCTGGGCGAATGGCTATCGCCTGAATACTTCGAGATGATCACACCCCCGCCGGGCTCTGCCATGATGTTGGCAGGTGCAAAGGCCGATCTTCTGCGGCGGGAGAACATCGGCGCTCATGACCAAATCGTCGAGCATGCCCACCACCACGCCAACTCTGTTGGTCAGGCTCAGAGTCAACTCTGGAACAGCCCCAAGTTCAGGGCAGCTCCCGAGCGCTCCGACTCGGCCGACTCCAACTCGCCTTCCATCCTCGGTCTCGATAATGTCTCCTCCATGGCTGGCGCTCTGCCGCGAAGTCGTGCCGACAGCACGGCTAGTTCCTCGAGCCAGCGGGTCCGCTTCGCACTGCCAGAGCCCGCCAACCCGAACAATCCAAGTGATGGATATCTTGCCCCGAGCCCCAACTATGCCCTATCCTCTAGCGCCAAGATCCCCGACGGCTATGTGGCGCATGCGCGGGATGCTTGCGTCTCCGTTGACTACCAGTGGGATTCGATGAGGGACCCCCTGGACTggggcgatggcggcaaGTACGGCGAGGAGTGGACGGCCATGCACCAACGGTTTAGGAAGGGCATCCAGAGGCTGGTGGACTGGTACACTACGGCCGAGCGTCCCGCCGAGATGGTCACCAAGACGGTGAAGACGGCTTTCAACGGCGACACCGAGTGTGCCAttgacgatgaggacgaggacgatgttgAGCCGGTGGTCATTCTAGTTTCCCATGGCGCCGGGTGCAACGCCTTGATCGGTGCCATCACCCACCAGCCGGTTCTCATGGATGTGGCGATGGCTTCCTTGACGGTAGCGGCCCGAAAGCCGGGCCGCGACTCCGAGCCCTCTGGGTTGGACACTCCCATGTCAGAGGTAGACATGGACCCCATGTCTGGCACGAAAGGCCTCATTCCCGTTCACCACTATTACGATTTGAAAATGTTTGCCAACACCGAGCACTTGCGGCAGCCCGTGTCTGCCACCCACAACTTGTCTAGGGCTCCGTCCACCGCCTCGAACCACTCGCAGAACGGCCAGCCATACCCGCGGGGCCGTATTGCGTCTGTGAATACATATACGCCCGGCCCCATCACCCTTAATCCGGACTCCTTCGCCTTCCCAGGCAGTCGGAGCAACTCGGCGAACGCGAACCTGGGCAGCATGCGCCGCACCTCCAACAACACATACTCCCTGCCCAGAGCACCGACGCTCAACACAACCGGAATCACAGTCGGAAGTGGCGCGACTAGTTTCACGAAACCCTCGCCGACGCTTTCGGTTGGGCTGTGGTCGCCCATCACGCCGCAGAAGGAgacggaagaggaggatgaggacgatgacaTCTTCCCGGACTTTGACCACCGTAAGAAGCTGGCAACGCTCTCCAAGCCCGGACAGGAGATCATcaagccgccgacgccggagAGGAGGGAACCGCAGTTCGGCGGCCCCGCCAAGGTCCCGCACAGGCTGCAAGAGATCTCtcggccgacctcgagcgaCGGCACCGATGAGGAGAACAAGATTCCCCAGCTGGGCACGTtcagcgccggcggcctctgGGGAGCGCCTCGCCCGCTGGGGGAGACGGAGATTATGCGCGACATGACGACTTCGAAGCGGCGATGGACCGTCAACGAGCGCGCCTAG
- a CDS encoding Cation efflux protein/zinc transporter, producing MASSYALPSSALPHAHHHHMHSHSHSPPSLHALKSTMSNGGLHTHSQSQDSIGSGHNHDHDHSHNHNGHTHGGHSHYRANSSQSSFPREKAPPQSLATMDGWKTDITPSGRQLLTPTTGSFSATFQPLNGTTTTTTTIDHHHHHEHDHSHDHEHNHSHDHDHGHCDGHGHHGHSHAHGHGHNHSHDHDHAKPSLFTRVLLKYTPAIPVLHTILVEKDSRRIFYFMTLNFGFMAVQAFYGYVTDSLGLLSDTIHMFFDCFALFVGLCAAVTSKWPQSQRFPFGLGKIETLSGFANGILLMLLSVEIIVEAFERIWEGQELHRLRELLIVSFLGGVINLLGLWGFGHHHHGHDHGHGHSHSHGEHDHGHDHSHGKKHSHAHSHHNDNMEGIFLHVLADTMGSASVVVSTILTYYTGWTFWDPLASCAIAVLIFLASIPLIKSSARNLMLNVPDDVEYNLRNTLAGILQQKGVVNYSVPKFWMDDRSSEDSGDKLQGIVHVVAGRGASLDEVRDRVRDYLLKNSMDIVVQVEREGDSSCWCGVGRSTGLATTPLKARAF from the exons ATGGCATCATCCTACGCCTTGCCATCCTCCGCCTTGCCGCACGcccaccatcatcacatgcactcccactcccactcgccgccgtctctcCATGCTTTGAAGTCGACAATGTCCAACGGCGGGCTGCACACTCACAGCCAGAGCCAAGACTCAATTGGCAGCGGCCACAACCACGATCACGATCACTCACACAATCACAATGGCCACACGCACGGCGGCCACTCGCACTACCGTGCGAACTCGAGCCAATCCTCCTTTCCTCGAGAAAAAGCGCCGCCTCAATCGCTCGCGACAATGGACGGCTGGAAGACGGACATTACGCCAAGCGGACGCCAGCTGTTGACCCCCACGACAGGATCTTTCTCAGCAACGTTCCAGCCTCTCAACGGcacgacaacgacgacgacgacgatagaccatcaccaccaccatgaACACGATCACTCCCATGATCACGAGCACAATCACTCCCATGATCACGATCACGGCCATTGCGATGGGCATGGCCATCATGGTCATTCGCACGctcacggccacggccacaaCCACTCGCACGATCACGACCACGCGAAACCGTCATTGTTCACAAGGGTTCTGCTGAAGTACACGCCAGCCATCCCGGTCCTTCACACCATtctcgtcgagaaggacTCGAGGAGGATTTTCTACTTCATGAC TCTCAACTTCGGCTTCATGGCCGTGCAGGCCTTTTACGGCTACGTCACCGATTCTCTCGGTCTACTGAGCGACACGATCCACATGTTCTTCGACTGcttcgccctcttcgtcggaCTTTGCGCCGCGGTCACAAGCAAGTGGCCTCAGAGCCAGCGTTTTCCCTTTGGGTTGGGGAAGATCGAGACGCTGAGCGGCTTCGCCAACGGCATCTTGCTGAT GCTGCTGAGCGTCGAAATCATTGTGGAGGCTTTTGAGCGGATATGGGAAGGCCAGGAACTCCACCGACTGCGAGAGCTTCTGATTGTCAGCtttctcggcggcgtcatcaaTCTGCTGGGTCTATGGGGCTtcggccatcatcatcacggGCACGACCACGGCCATGGGCACTCCCATTCACACGGCGAACATGACCACGGACACGATCACTCACACGGGAAGAAGCATAGCCACGCGCACTCGCATCACAACGACAACATGGAGGGCATCTTTCTGCACGTTTTAGCCGACACAATGGGCAGCGcgtcggtggtggtgtcgacGATCCTGACGTACTACACTGGATGGACGTTTTGGGACCCGCTGGCATCGTGCGCGATCGCAGTGCTCATCTTCCTCGCGTCGATCCCGCTCATCaagtcgtcggcgcgcaACCTGATGCTTAACGTGCCAGACGACGTTGAGTACAATCTGCGCAACACGCTCGCTGGGATCCTACAGCAAAAGGGCGTCGTCAACTACTCGGTGCCCAAGTTCTGGATGGATGACCGGAGCAGCGAGGACTCGGGCGACAAGCTGCAGGGCATCGTGCACGTGGTAGCGGGCCGGGGCGCCAGCTTGGACGAGGTGCGGGATCGGGTGCGGGACTACCTCCTTAAGAACTCGATGGACATTGTGGTGCAGGTCGAGAGGGAGGGCGACAGCAGTTGCTGGTGCGGCGTGGGACGGTCGACGGGGCTGGCTACGACGCCGCTCAAGGCGAGGGCTTTCTAG